A single region of the Hylaeus volcanicus isolate JK05 chromosome 5, UHH_iyHylVolc1.0_haploid, whole genome shotgun sequence genome encodes:
- the LOC128877078 gene encoding exostosin-3: protein MGGSIFELLPLYHQNGSGREICHWITHIKLSRIIMLTSAVLFIVPLFTHYYLSKVESDSPDRDIYRTFSTLEAFEDFTPMKASQLKMRIEEMLHIKVSVNNELRDLSAKRQRLQVEVSSLTQKIDELKQELLHQQTDLDRLKISVEQAQVAQREAVERNTPELAPPKRILMDSVPVVLQSIMPHSCRMYNCFDHSRCALTSGFPIYLYDPDQFSIVNPGWGVDGFLKTTIKQTLGYNPHLTANAAEACIYIVLIGEVLPIEQKIDKNYQKPIDIRKLHALPYWGGDGRNHILLNLARRDLSVESGNVFNNLDTGRAIIVQSTFYRNQFREGFDLVIPPILGPPGGDVWQDCSHMLPARRKYLLSFQGEMRSPRVTTMTHQNDDADVDLERLAVDENNLDMFIIQHLKDMSTGMTLDKFFIQFECIPASEEKNVIEILDWSLCGTESSRKNILKESTFALILAPSNASFVTTSSMQARLYEALRSGSIPVFLGGDQIILSYNEVISWRRAAIFLPKARVTEMHFLLRAVPDTDLLSMRRQGRLIWERYLSTAQGAVDTIVAVIRDRLGIPPLPAPQTASPSVFNESFVPLKSDAIITEPEAEESLGPLEPPYPSPAFKRNYTTMLLQSNEIWNDWVDPFYLYPQLPFDTVLPSDAKFLGSEVGFRPISKGAGGAGKEFSEALGGNYPREQYTIVMLTYEREQVLINSLARLYGLPYLNKVVVVWNSPKSPMEDLKWPDIGVPIHVIKAPRNSLNNRFLPFDAIETEAVLSIDDDAHLRHDEIMFGFRVWREHRDRVVGFPGRFHAWDQNYHNAWNYNSNYSCELSMVLTGAAFIHKHYTYLYTHWLPQAIRDKVDEYMNCEDIAMNFLISHITRKPPVKVTSRWTFRCPGCPVSLSEDDTHFRERHKCINFFSQVFGYMPLLNTQYRADSILFKTRIPHDKQKCFKFI from the exons ATGGGAGGAAGCATATTTGAATTACTTCCATTATATCATCAAAATGGAAGTGGAAGAGAAATTTGTCATTGGATAACACATATCAAGTTATCTAGAATTATAATGTTAACTTCtgctgttttatttattgtaccaTTATTTACTCATTATTATTTGTCAAag gTGGAGTCTGATTCTCCAGACAGAGATATTTATCGTACATTTTCTACTTTGGAAGCTTTTGAAGATTTTACTCCAATGAAAGCTTCTCAGTTGAAAATGAGAATTGAGGAGATGCTACATATTAAAGTTTCTGTAAATAACGAACTTAGAGACTTAAGTGCAAAAAGGCAAAGGCTTCAAGTTGAAGTTAGCAGTTTAACTCAAAAAATTGATGAGCTAAAGCAGGAACTGTTGCATCAGCAGACTGATCTTGATAGATTAAAAATCAGTGTTGAACAAGCTCAAGTAGCTCAAAGAGAAGCAGTAGAAAGAAATACACCAGAATTGGCACCTCCTAAGCGGATATTAATGGATTCCGTTCCTGTAGTATTACAAAGTATTATGCCACATTCGTGCAGAATGTACAATTGTTTTGATCATAGTCGTTGTGCATTAACAAGTGGTTTcccaatatatttatatgatcCGGATCAGTTTTCGATAGTTAATCCTGGTTGGGGTGTTGACGGATTTCTAAAAACTACTATTAAACAGACGCTAG GATACAATCCACATCTTACTGCAAATGCAGCTGAAGCttgtatatacattgtacTCATAGGAGAAGTCCTTccaattgaacaaaaaattgataagaatTACCAAAAGCCTATCGATATAAGAAAATTGCATGCACTTCCTTATTGGGGTGGAGATGGCAGAAAtcacattttattaaacttaGCACGTAGAGATCTATCTGTAGAATCTGGAAATGTCTTTAACAACCTAGATACAGGAAGAGCTATAATAGTGCAATCAACATTTTATAGAAATCAGTTTCGTGAAGGTTTTGATCTGGTCATTCCTCCAATTTTGGGACCTCCGGGTGGAGATGTATGGCAAGATTGTTCTCATATGTTACCtgcaagaagaaaatatttgttatcttTTCAAGGAGAAATGAGATCTCCAAGAGTTACAACTATGACACATCAAAATGATGATGCTGATGTAGATTTAGAAAGATTAGCAGTCGATGAGAACAATTTGGATATGTTCATCATCCAACATCTGAAAGATATGAGTACCGGAATGACCTtggataaattttttattcagtttGAATGTATACCGGCATCAGAGGAGAAGAATGTAATAGAAATTCTTGACTGGTCCCTGTGTGGAACCGAGTCTTCGaggaagaatatattaaaggAATCAACGTTTGCTTTAATTTTAGCACCCAGCAATGCTTCGTTCGTAACTACTTCTTCTATGCAAGCTAGATTGTATGAAGCTCTACGGTCGGGATCGATTCCAGTTTTTTTAGGTGGCGATCAAATAATATTGAGTTACAATGAAGTTATTAGTTGGCGTAGGGCAGCAATTTTTTTGCCAAAG gCCAGGGTAACTGAAATGCATTTTCTGTTGCGTGCAGTACCTGATACTGATCTGTTAAGTATGCGTAGACAGGGCAGACTAATATGGGAACGCTACCTAAGTACTGCACAGGGTGCAGTAGATACTATTGTAGCAGTAATTAGGGATCGACTCGGTATACCCCCGTTGCCAGCACCTCAAACTGCCAGTCCAAGTGTCTTTAATGAAAGCTTTGTG ccTTTAAAGTCTGATGCTATTATTACCGAGCCAGAAGCTGAGGAAAGTTTGGGTCCTCTTGAACCACCATATCCATCCCCAGCTTTTAAGAGAAATTATACCACAATGTTACTTCAAAGCAATGAAATCTGGAACGATTGGGTGGATCCATTCTATTTATATCCTCAATTGCCTTTCGATACCGTCCTTCCCAGTGACGCGAAATTCCttg GATCTGAAGTAGGATTCAGACCAATTAGTAAAGGGGCAGGAGGCGCTGGCAAAGAATTTAGCGAAGCTTTAGGTGGAAATTATCCGAGAGAACAATATACAATTGTAATGTTAACTTATGAACGTGAACAGGTTCTTATAAACTCTTTGGCTCGGCTTTATGGGCTaccatatttaaataaagttgtaGTAGTGTGGAATAGTCCTAAATCACCTATGGAAGACTTAAAGTGGCCAGATATTGGAGTTCCAATTcat GTCATAAAGGCACCAAggaatagtttaaataataggtttctTCCATTCGATGCTATCGAAACAGAAGCTGTCTTGTCAATTGACGATGATGCTCATTTAAGACACGATGAAATTATGTTTGGATTTAG AGTGTGGAGAGAACATCGAGATCGCGTAGTTGGATTTCCTGGCCGTTTTCATGCATGGGACCAGAATTATCACAATGCCTGGAActataattctaattattcaTGTGAGCTATCAATGGTTCTAACTGGTGCTGCATTCATTCATAAGCATTACACATATCTCTACACTCATTGGTTACCGCAAGCCATTCGAGATAAAGTTGACGAATATATGAATTGCGAGGATATCGCTATGAATTTCCTCATCTCCCACATCACAAGAAAACCACCTGTTAAG GTCACATCACGCTGGACCTTTAGATGTCCTGGCTGCCCAGTTTCTCTTTCAGAAGATGACACACATTTCCGGGAAAGACACAAGTGCATTAACTTCTTCTCTCAA GTTTTTGGATATATGCCACTTTTAAATACACAATATCGAGCTgattcgatattatttaagaCAAGAATACCGCacgataaacaaaaatgttttaaatttatataa
- the LOC128877080 gene encoding major facilitator superfamily domain-containing protein 8, whose amino-acid sequence MDWYRKLFSKRSIVPVDDDLETVAERKQRWRSIYAIYFTMFLMSLGFSIILTGVWPYLDKLDSKAGKEFMGYVVAANPLAQMLFSPLVGWWGDKRGSIRLPLLTTLALFTFASGLYSILEILPGDQKIFMIAARFLVGVSSANIAVARSYLSAATKVEERTHAVSMVSLAQVLGFVVGPGLQAAVTPLGENGFYFLNLPVNMYSMTGWINVIMGVLNFVLFLPWNFKEHRIALREAMQNEGKATEEETLKSVKPDYVASLTLICAFFVLVFNFVLLETLGTSLTMDQFAWSKKESLYYMGLLMSIGAIVSCITFVMIEPLCKRFNERKVMLWGGFFFMIIGRILCIPWGPDPPQIAYVKLFSNGTKDTNATEILGCPSTQEWCLYTPQLTVTQFFIGYGFTTIGYPLGVTLIQTIFSKVLGPRPQGVWMGFMTGAGCASRGLGPVFVSVIYSRFGTYYTFGITGAMLVVCMLWLQIVNKRLVPPKAIVSKDEEKHDVEIPLVHFKSNNAQESNDAQKNNEIAECDDVQQ is encoded by the exons ATGGATTGGTACAGgaaattatttagtaaaag ATCCATTGTTCCTGTGGATGACGACTTAGAAACTGTTGCTGAGAGAAAACAACGATGGAGGAGTATCTATGCAATTTACTTTACTATGTTTTTGATGTCTCTTGGATTTAGTATTATACTCACAGGAGTATGGCCATATCTTGACAAA ttGGATAGCAAAGCAGGCAAAGAATTTATGGGATATGTAGTTGCAGCTAATCCCTTGGCACAAATGTTATTTTCTCCTCTAGTAGGATGGTGGGGAGATAAGAGAGGATCAATAAGATTACCTTTGTTAACAACATTAGCCCTTTTTACATTTGCATCAGGATTATATagtattcttgaaattttaccAGGCGATCaaaaaattttcatgattGCTGCCAGATTCTTGGTTGGAGTTAGTTCtg caaatATTGCAGTGGCACGGTCATACCTTTCTGCAGCTACTAAAGTTGAAGAAAGAACACATGCAGTTTCTATGGTATCTCTTGCTCAG gtACTGGGGTTTGTTGTAGGTCCCGGATTACAAGCAGCAGTTACACCTCTTGGAGAGaatggtttttattttctgaatttacCTGTTAATATGTATAGTATGACTGGTTGGATAAATGTTATAATGGGAgttcttaattttgttttgtttcttccATGGAATTTCAAGGAACATAGGATTGCTTTACGTGAAGCTATGCAAAATGAAGGAAAAGCAACAG AAGAAGAAACGTTGAAGTCTGTAAAACCCGATTACGTAGCATCTTTGACATTAATTTGTGCTTTTTTTGTCTtggtatttaatttcgttctcCTTGAAAC GCTTGGTACTTCTTTAACTATGGATCAGTTTGCTTGGTCAAAGAAAGAATCTTTATATTATATGGGTTTATTGATGAGTATTGGTGCTATTGTTTCTTGTATTACATTCGTTATGATCGAGCCTTTATGTAAAAG gttCAACGAACGTAAGGTGATGCTGTGGggtggtttcttttttatgattaTTGGAAGAATACTGTGCATCCCATGGGGCCCTGATCCTCCACAAATTGCCTATGTGAAAT tgtTTAGTAATGGTACAAAAGATACTAATGCTACAGAAATATTAGGATGTCCCAGTACTCAAGAGTGGTGTTTATATACTCCCCAACTCACAGTcacacaattttttattggatATGGTTTTACCACCATAGGCTATCCGCTAGGTGTTACTTTAATACAAACTATCTTTAGCAAGGTGTTAGGACCGCGGCCACAAGGTGTGTGGATGGGTTTCATGACAGGTGCTGGATGTGCATCTCGTGGCTTAGGTCCAGTATTTGTTAGTGTAATATATTCACGTTTTGGAACATACTATACTTTTGGTATTACTGGCGCAATGTTAGTAGTGTGTATGTTGTGGCTACAAATTGTGAACAAGCGTCTAGTCCCTCCTAAAgcaattgtttcaaaagaTGAAGAAAAACATGATGTTGAAATTCCTTTGGTTCATTTTAAATCTAATAATGCTCAAGAGTCAAATGACgcacaaaaaaataatgaaatcgcAGAATGTGACGATGTTCAGCAATAA